The following proteins come from a genomic window of Hydractinia symbiolongicarpus strain clone_291-10 chromosome 2, HSymV2.1, whole genome shotgun sequence:
- the LOC130629385 gene encoding uncharacterized protein LOC130629385: MATAVPPTGSSHHALIANNEYQIKLVTLLNECCDHLREILHDPARGNMPRDKKQLYLSLKQYKKHLNHLKRDQLEIVFPQDKETDSGLFDITILCDVLINCCHGIQAPIGGWRTRTPQPNDFSVGADIIRIRNERNIVMHGRAMTSAQYNRLWNAIEGILRRLGYDITKIRDLKSGCLKDLDLFKIEIMKAVTEILNFNVNKNQDNIKQNQDDIKANKDSIHQNEDGIKQNQDDIEANKDSIQRNEDGIKQNQDDIKANKDNIQQNEDGIKQNQDDIKANKDSIHQNEDGIKQNQDDIKANKDSIQQNEDGITQYQDDIKANKDNIHQNEDGIKQNQDDIKANKDNIHQNEDGIKQNQDDIKANKDNIQQNKDGIKENKENYKRLAAEVEIVKQTNSSSSCDQKSSQLEETIKEQPSYILLKNFRGDFLIQFEDGCSHWSMKSVQVIITENFAIQSKELHVDNDYIVEEEEGKLILIIYNHIAESINGLSVTLVDSESKTHLIPIKNIALVRAHMCTTSYFDVRTHNSGRISEHIKCIVKAKIEEEDIEFICGGSLQTMEPKEYEALGKEYIQRYFTVNEECMEEPLQIPPPMPKVTHSLFAQKIKYVIIELQPRLFTIFTHYNTKEHIRFLKLDKEFSLSLESTITDNKRILLVLPNYIVNIRYTETTDAVRIQDEVKAGEEDLKELSIITKKYLKNGHLTMVNVVAAPHFKDIENIHLCVDCNLLSKKTLAEDRSMTKFFSNILQSSQVQNNVQDNKERYINMVGKVMCFMATRKALYSVPSLSKNVHEQISSLILSPQQLRHLYNNSLKKIIIGPLGSGKTVLALAHLEIAYERSENRSVIYYVIWDGNTLLKRDIVNHTKRFNFKAAVEVVVKDNVELAKDLKMNEVPTPYQLLESLVKKHVDQNLHLIIDELNGELFNKEESSLLKHYLETEDKLNNSFIIFFPQSIEKHRTLISHQRVTIHDKYKYEETGMKVLKLNRAMRTTRIIFQFLKAFENEVEQNKVTMKLPDQQSKEGLSTKQPQQQQEPQRRQQQQQQQRQQQPPPPPQQQGQTTSSNVTPIIKGEEESFETPVDIDVVAASIQDGDLSGNVRIDISLKFNTAYSIGHNIEGTKPLLIHPANTPTTDKEFIPMLALVLQDVCLHHATKRLFIYNTFPQKDIFYRLLKLLKIDFLHYDKYTDWKVLNCDDIIVKNPLQSQNYNLLTTIEGSRGVEAAECICIIESNDCKLKHLTLEAMSRATQNLVLVSTSNVYQSGTVKSSTGHIISKLLTEHLVEYNLEVSNDEDTEIPFKKSMKSNNKIVFNIKPQYWKFKEMIKDLEHVGFQATDERLNAHEIVMKNLYPPGKVSNIICSYLSSTSCILRWQQHANKYTVSRQESKSLTWNNLATNISCNQYIVDDMEIGESCKFCVVAKNHLGVSDDSTVSYRHELPNVMGVQFKDIVEIIKSNDIEKLKKLLSIHPNIVHMRDEDEHTPLMWTVRKTDNTSMVEILISYGSDVWAEDSRKQNSYHWAASYDRHTILDMLCRHDVTNINRGNVNNSTPLYYAAALGYISCVDVLLRHENIDVTIEDIAGYTAYDYAGGWMNEQNWEIIRRKIKEYEDRTK, encoded by the exons ATGGCAACGGCAGTACCTCCAACAGGATCTTCTCACCATGCATTGATTGCAAACAATGAATATCAAATTAAATTGGTCACGCTTCTCAATGAATGTTGTGACCACTTACGTGAAATTTTACATGATCCTGCCCGTGGCAACATGCCAAGGGATAAGAAACAATTATATCTGTCATTAAAACaatataagaaacatttaaaCCATTTGAAAAGAGATCAGCTGGAAATCGTTTTTCCACAAGATAAGGAAACAGATTCGGGATTGTTTGACATCACTATTTTATGTGACGTTCTAATTAATTGTTGTCACGGTATACAAGCACCAATTGGTGGATGGAGGACCAGAACACCGCAACCAAATGATTTCAGTGTCGGTGCTGACATCATTCGAATCAGAAATGAGCGAAATATTGTTATGCATGGAAGAGCAATGACTTCAGCACAATATAATCGGTTGTGGAACGCCATAGAAGGTATATTAAGAAGACTCGGATATGACATAACGAAAATTAGAGATTTGAAGTCTGGTTGTTTAAAAGACTTGGACTTATTTAAGATTGAAATTATGAAAGCAGttactgaaattttaaatttcaatgttaacaaaaaccaagacaatataaaacaaaatcaagatgacatcaaagcaaataaagacagtattcatcaaaacgaagatggtattaaacaaaatcaagatgacatcgaagcaaataaagacagtattcagcgaaacgaagatggtattaaacaaaatcaagatgacatcaaagcaaataaagacaatattcagcaaaacgaagatggtattaaacaaaatcaagatgacatcaaagcaaataaagacagtattcatcaaaacgaagatggtattaaacaaaatcaagatgacatcaaagcaaataaagacagtattcagcaaaacgaagatggtattacacaatatcaagatgacatcaaagcaaataaagacaatattcatcaaaacgaagatggtattaaacaaaatcaagatgacatcaaagcaaataaagacaatattcatcaaaacgaagatggtattaaacaaaatcaagatgacatcaaagcaaataaagacaatattcagcAAAACAAAGATGGTATTAAAGAGAATAAAGAGAATTATAAGCGATTAGCAGCCGAAGTGGAAATAGTAAAGCAAACTAATTCTTCATCATCATGTGATCAGAAGAGTTCTCAGTTGGAAGAAACTATAAAAGAACAACCCAG ttATATACTATTAAAAAATTTCCGAGGAGATTTTCTAATACAATTTGAGGATGGCTGCTCCCACTGGTCTATGAAAAGTGTACAAGTCATCATTACTGAAAATTTTGCGATACAATCAAAAGAACTTCATGTCGACAACGATTACATtgtggaagaagaagaagggaAACTAATCCTGATTATTTACAATCACATTGCCGAATCTATTAATGGGTTATCAGTTACGTTAGTTGACAGTGAAAGTAAAACTCATTTGATTCCAATTAAAA atatTGCACTGGTCCGAGCACATATGTGTACAACCAGCTATTTTGATGTTAGAACCCACAACAGTGGAAGAATATCTGAACATATAAAATGCATTGTAAAAGCAAAAATAGAAGAAGAAGATATTGAATTTATATGTGGAGGTAGTCTACAAACAATGGAGCCTAAGGAGTACGAAGCACTTGGAAAGGAATACATCCAACGTTATTTCACCGTGAATGAAGAATGCATGGAAGAACCACTCCAAATTCCACCCCCAATGCCAAAAGTCACACATTCCTTATTTGCACAAAAGATAAAGTATGTTATAATCGAATTACAACCTCGTTTGTTTACAATATTTACTCATTATAACACAAAGGAACATATTCGATTTCTAAAACTGGATAAAGAATTTTCTTTGAGTTTGGAAAGCACAATTACTGATAACAAAAGAATTCTACTTGTGTTGCCAAATTATATCGTCAACATTAGATACACAGAAACAACCGACGCAGTAAGAATACAAGATGAAGTCAAAGCGGGCGAAGAAGACTTGAAGGAGCTATCTATCATcactaaaaaatatcttaaaaatggtCACCTGACAATGGTTAATGTTGTAGCTGCACCACATTTCAAAGATATCGAAAATATCCACCTTTGTGTAGACTGCAACTTACTCTCCAAAAAAACTTTGGCTGAGGATAGAAGTATGACGAAgttcttttcaaatattttgcaaagctCACAAGTACAAAATAATGTTCAGGACAACAAGGAACGGTATATCAACATGGTTGGTAAAGTCATGTGTTTTATGGCTACAAGAAAAGCACTCTATTCTGTTCCTTCACTCAGTAAAAACGTCCACGAACAAATAAGCTCGTTAATACTTTCTCCACAGCAACTCCGTCATTTATACAAcaactctttaaaaaaaattataatcggTCCTCTAGGCAGTGGTAAGACAGTGCTAGCTTTAGCACATTTGGAAATAGCTTACGAGCGCTCTGAGAATAGATCAGTCATATACTACGTTATTTGGGACGGCAACACATTGCTTAAACGGGATATTGTCAATCATACTAAAAGATTTAATTTCAAAGCCGCTGTCGAAGTTGTTGTAAAGGATAATGTCGAGTTAGCTAAGGATTTGAAAATGAATGAAGTGCCAACACCATACCAGTTATTAGAGTCATTGGTTAAGAAACATGTTGACCAAAACCTGCATCTAATAATTGATGAATTAAATGGAGAGTTATTTAACAAGGAAGAATCATCTTTGCTTAAACACTATCTGGAAACTGAAGACAAATTAAATAACTCTTTCATCATCTTTTTCCCACAATCCATTGAGAAACATAGAACATTAATTTCACACCAAAGAGTCACAATACATGACAAGTACAAGTATGAAGAAACAGGAATGAAAGTTTTAAAACTGAACAGAGCAATGAGAACAACACGGATAATCTTTCAGTTTTTAAAGGcttttgaaaatgaagtagaacAAAACAAGGTAACAATGAAGCTTCCCGATCAGCAATCAAAAGAAGGATTGTCCACCAAACAACCACAACAGCAGCAAGAGCCACAAcggcgacaacaacaacaacagcagcagcgACAGCAgcaaccaccaccaccaccgcaACAACAAGGACAAACTACCAGTAGCAATGTCACGCCGATAATAAAAGGAGAAGAAGAAAGTTTTGAAACACCGGTTGATATTGATGTCGTTGCAGCTTCAATACAAGATGGGGATCTTTCGGGTAATGTTAGAATTGAcatttcattaaaatttaatacagcGTATTCAATCGGTCATAATATCGAAGGAACAAAACCGTTATTGATACATCCGGCAAATACTCCAACAACAGACAAAGAGTTTATACCGATGTTAGCGCTTGTTTTACAAGATGTATGTTTACATCATGCCACTAAACGTTTGTTCATATATAACACATTCCCTCAAAAGGATATTTTTTACAGATTActaaaactgttaaaaattgattttcttcaCTACGACAAGTACACTGACTGGAAAGTTTTAAATTGTGATGATATCATAGTTAAAAATCCCTTGCAGAGCCAAAATTATAACCTGCTCACTACTATCGAGGGAAGTCGTGGAGTTGAAGCAGCCGAATGCATCTGTATAATTGAAAGCAATGATTGCAAGTTAAAACATTTGACATTAGAAGCAATGTCCAGAGCGACACAAAATCTAGTCCTTGTTTCAACGTCCAACGTTTACCAATCAGGTACAGTAAAATCATCAACTGGTCATATCATCAGTAAACTGTTAACTGAACATCTGGTTGAATACAATCTAGAAGTCTCAAACGATGAAGATACGGAAATACCGTTCAAAAAGTCTATGAAAAGTAacaataaaatagtttttaacattaaaccacaatattggaAATTCAAAGAAATGATAAAAGATTTGGAACATGTTGGTTTTCAGGCAACGGATGAACGCCTAAATGCGCATGAGATCGTTATGAAAAa cCTTTATCCTCCTGGAAAAGTGAGCAATATAATTTGCTCATATTTGTCAAGTACATCATGTATATTGAGATGGCAACAGCACGCTAATAAATACACCGTTAGTAGACAAGAAAGTAAAAGTTTAACCTGGAATAACTTAGCAACTAACATTTCTTGCAATCAATACATCGTTGATGACATGGAAATTGGTGAATCGTGCAAGTTTTGTGTTGTTGCTAAAAATCATCTTGGTGTATCTGATGACAGCACTGTGTCTTATCGTCACGA ACTTCCAAACGTCATGGGTGTCCAATTTAAAG atatcgTGGAAATTATTAAATCTAACGATATCGAGAAACTGAAAAAATTACTATCCATTCATCCAAACATTGTTCACATGAGAGATGAAGATGAACACACACCATTGATGTGGACAGTACGGAAGACCGACAATACATCAATGGTGGAAATACTCATCTCATATGGGAGTGATGTTTGGGCGGAAGATAGTAGGAAACAAAACAGTTATCATTGGGCTGCATCATATGATCGTCACACAATATTAGATATGTTATGTCGACATGATGTAACAAACATCAACCGTGGAAATGTTAACAACAGCACACCATTATATTATGCTGCAGCGCTTGGTTACATCTcatgtgttgatgttttgttgCGTCATGAAAATATTGATGTGACGATCGAAGATATAGCTGGATATACAGCTTATGATTATGCTGGAggatggatgaatgaacaaaactGGGAAATAATAAgacgaaaaataaaagaatacgaa GACAGGACGAAGTAA